In one Vulgatibacter incomptus genomic region, the following are encoded:
- a CDS encoding DUF4114 domain-containing protein has translation MKSTTLRSVLIGLALSAAAHASALTQPGETAPIPDGFNLLDFLVGEGEPFAGASKAEKLLDLQSRVATTPQRFNPNCSLTFKVIGRGAGQHNSFGWYNITGSRPEPGDLHEFLSCDDGVGTLKTLDIAADPAYRGGEIGFFMATTQKRNADGTPGSGLMTGNCVKFDPTGPRDSTLGFLYFSEPQWNDDNKGANSFIHLLILDSGVYDQAFYFGWEDLHSGGDNDFEDILTRVEGITCSGGGADCDTGLPGVCGAGTMQCRNGRLACAPQVKAKAVELCNGLDDDCDGVIDNDAICPDGQICHRGACVAKCFPGEFGCFGGTVCDDGVCVEPACAGVRCTDGAICVDGECKAPCDGVTCPMGHVCRVGACVDPCQGVECDAGQVCDAGVCKDACGCAPCPDGTVCAADGRCAAVDCAGVECASGFVCRGGECIDACAGAVCPGGEACVAGACVPMSGTGGSGGSTGTGGSGQGGTGGSSGSGAGGSGGGGPGAGGSGSAADGAKDSSSCGCSAGESGAGLGLLALALLRRRPAVARVRR, from the coding sequence ATGAAATCGACCACGCTGCGCTCCGTCCTCATCGGGCTCGCCTTGTCCGCGGCCGCCCACGCCTCGGCTCTCACTCAGCCCGGGGAGACCGCTCCGATCCCCGACGGCTTCAACCTCCTCGACTTCCTCGTGGGGGAGGGGGAGCCCTTCGCCGGGGCCAGCAAGGCCGAGAAGCTCCTCGATCTTCAGAGCCGGGTGGCGACCACCCCGCAGCGCTTCAACCCCAACTGCAGCCTCACCTTCAAGGTGATCGGGAGGGGTGCCGGCCAGCACAACAGCTTCGGCTGGTACAACATCACCGGCAGCCGGCCGGAGCCGGGCGATCTACACGAGTTCCTCTCCTGTGACGACGGCGTCGGCACCCTGAAGACCCTCGACATCGCCGCCGATCCCGCCTACCGCGGCGGCGAGATCGGCTTCTTCATGGCCACCACCCAGAAGCGCAACGCCGACGGCACGCCGGGCAGCGGCCTCATGACCGGCAACTGCGTGAAGTTCGACCCCACCGGGCCGCGCGACTCCACCCTGGGCTTCCTCTACTTCTCCGAGCCCCAGTGGAACGACGACAACAAGGGGGCCAACAGCTTCATCCACCTCCTCATCCTCGATAGCGGCGTCTACGACCAGGCCTTCTACTTCGGGTGGGAGGACCTCCACTCCGGCGGCGACAACGACTTCGAGGACATCCTCACCCGCGTCGAGGGCATCACCTGCTCCGGCGGCGGCGCCGACTGCGACACCGGCCTGCCCGGCGTCTGCGGCGCCGGCACCATGCAGTGCCGCAACGGCAGGCTCGCCTGCGCCCCCCAGGTGAAGGCCAAGGCCGTCGAGCTCTGCAACGGCCTCGACGACGACTGCGACGGCGTCATCGACAACGACGCCATCTGCCCCGACGGGCAGATCTGCCACCGCGGCGCCTGCGTCGCCAAGTGCTTCCCCGGCGAGTTCGGCTGCTTCGGCGGCACCGTCTGCGACGACGGCGTCTGCGTCGAGCCCGCGTGCGCCGGCGTCAGGTGCACCGATGGAGCCATCTGCGTGGACGGGGAGTGCAAGGCCCCCTGCGACGGCGTCACCTGCCCGATGGGCCACGTGTGCAGGGTCGGCGCCTGCGTCGATCCCTGCCAGGGCGTCGAGTGCGACGCGGGGCAGGTCTGCGACGCCGGCGTGTGCAAGGACGCCTGCGGCTGCGCACCGTGCCCGGATGGGACCGTGTGCGCCGCCGACGGCCGCTGCGCGGCGGTCGACTGCGCTGGCGTCGAGTGCGCCTCCGGCTTCGTCTGCCGCGGCGGCGAGTGCATCGACGCTTGCGCCGGCGCGGTGTGCCCCGGCGGCGAGGCCTGCGTGGCCGGTGCGTGCGTGCCCATGTCCGGCACCGGCGGATCTGGCGGATCGACCGGCACGGGCGGCTCCGGGCAGGGCGGCACCGGCGGCAGCTCCGGCTCCGGTGCCGGCGGTAGCGGCGGCGGTGGCCCGGGGGCGGGCGGTTCCGGGAGCGCCGCCGACGGCGCCAAGGACTCCAGCAGCTGTGGCTGCTCCGCCGGCGAGAGCGGTGCTGGCCTTGGCCTCCTGGCGCTGGCGCTCCTCAGGCGCCGGCCTGCTGTGGCCCGCGTGCGCCGGTAA
- a CDS encoding GumC family protein, whose protein sequence is MNPGAEQKWSAPAQEAGAELEIDLREHLKILRKRAWLIGGVTLAALLAGAGFLLVSPKVYRAQSSIIIESSSSRLLGDKTEQVDFAGTDYWSNKDFLETQYKVLASREVLQRVVDKKGLDRDLDFLGVANIEDPDKRAQALEKIVPVEVLSDALRIEPVKNSQLTQITVDDRDPARAAELANAVVEAYVESNLDRRMEGTRAASAWLADQMADLKSKLEASELKLYDFRKENDILSTSLEDRQSILSKRLNTLSESLTQVMSRRAELESAIAEADRAKKESPSDPLWARKLRMVAANQMLSNLRNEYAKLEGEATAIEERYLEKHPARLASQEKLSKLQARIVDEMGTTVASLRSEHRELLGTQASLEQLIEGLKAEAFEVNKREIDQRKLERDQSNNERLYNLVLSRLKDADLAVMMKANNVRLLDAAVAPLKPVKPRPALVLALSLLLGLFGGVGAAYLAEMLDNTLKSEDEIEQVLQVPFLGMLPTLAPAGAKADDRTDDPARDMFVARNPKSAQAEAIRSVRTNVLFMSPDREQRRIMVTSTSPQEGKSSVALNLSVAMAQNGAKVLLIDTDMRRPRLHRAVGVSNERGLSTLLVGEARLEDALKSTEVAGLSLLPCGPVPPNPAEMLHTARFKELLEELGTRFDRIILDSPPLIAAADAAVLSSQVDGVIFVARYKKTTKDLAARMLRSLRDVNAPLLGAVLNDVDLGSQEYGYYSYKRYGYYGDSSSAA, encoded by the coding sequence ATGAACCCAGGAGCCGAGCAGAAGTGGTCCGCCCCAGCCCAGGAGGCGGGGGCGGAGCTGGAGATCGATCTTCGCGAGCACCTGAAGATCCTCCGCAAGCGCGCCTGGCTCATCGGGGGCGTGACGCTGGCGGCGCTCCTCGCCGGCGCCGGCTTCCTCCTCGTTTCGCCGAAGGTCTACCGAGCGCAGAGCTCGATCATCATCGAGTCGTCCTCGTCCCGCCTGCTGGGCGACAAGACCGAGCAGGTGGACTTCGCCGGCACGGACTACTGGTCGAACAAGGACTTCCTGGAGACCCAGTACAAGGTCCTCGCCTCGCGCGAGGTGCTGCAGCGCGTCGTGGACAAGAAGGGTCTGGACCGCGACCTCGACTTCCTCGGCGTGGCGAACATCGAGGATCCCGACAAGCGCGCGCAGGCGCTGGAGAAAATCGTCCCGGTTGAAGTGCTCTCGGACGCCCTGCGGATCGAGCCGGTGAAGAACTCCCAGCTCACGCAGATCACTGTGGACGACCGCGATCCCGCCCGCGCGGCGGAGCTCGCGAACGCGGTGGTGGAGGCCTACGTCGAGAGCAATCTGGACCGCCGGATGGAGGGCACCCGCGCTGCTTCCGCCTGGTTGGCGGACCAGATGGCGGACCTGAAGTCGAAGCTGGAGGCCTCCGAGCTGAAGCTCTACGACTTCCGCAAGGAGAACGACATCCTCTCCACCTCGCTGGAGGACCGCCAGAGCATCCTCTCGAAGCGCCTGAACACCCTGTCGGAGTCGCTGACGCAGGTGATGTCGCGGCGGGCGGAGCTGGAGTCGGCGATCGCGGAGGCGGATCGGGCGAAGAAGGAGAGCCCCTCGGATCCGCTCTGGGCGCGCAAGCTGCGGATGGTGGCGGCGAACCAGATGCTCTCGAACCTCCGGAACGAGTACGCGAAGCTCGAGGGCGAGGCGACGGCGATCGAGGAGCGCTACCTGGAGAAGCACCCTGCCCGCCTGGCGTCGCAGGAGAAGCTCTCGAAGCTGCAGGCCCGGATCGTGGACGAGATGGGCACGACGGTGGCGTCGCTGCGCTCGGAGCACCGCGAGCTCCTGGGCACGCAGGCGTCGCTGGAGCAGCTGATCGAGGGCCTGAAGGCCGAGGCCTTCGAGGTGAACAAGAGGGAGATCGATCAGCGCAAGCTGGAGCGCGACCAGTCGAACAACGAGCGCCTCTACAACCTGGTGCTCTCCCGCCTGAAGGACGCGGACCTCGCGGTGATGATGAAGGCGAACAACGTCCGCCTCCTGGACGCCGCGGTGGCGCCGCTGAAGCCGGTGAAGCCGAGGCCGGCGCTGGTGCTGGCGCTCTCGCTGCTCCTGGGCCTCTTCGGCGGCGTAGGCGCGGCGTACCTCGCGGAGATGCTCGACAACACGCTGAAGAGCGAGGACGAGATCGAGCAGGTGCTTCAGGTGCCCTTCCTCGGGATGCTGCCGACGCTGGCGCCTGCGGGGGCGAAGGCCGACGACCGCACGGACGACCCGGCGCGGGACATGTTCGTGGCGCGCAACCCGAAGTCGGCGCAGGCGGAGGCGATCCGCTCGGTGCGCACGAACGTGCTCTTCATGTCGCCGGACAGGGAGCAGCGCCGGATCATGGTGACGTCGACGAGCCCGCAGGAGGGCAAGTCGTCGGTGGCGCTGAACCTCTCGGTGGCGATGGCGCAGAACGGCGCAAAGGTCCTGCTGATCGACACGGACATGCGCCGCCCGCGCCTGCACCGCGCGGTGGGCGTGTCGAACGAGCGCGGCCTCTCGACGCTGCTGGTGGGCGAGGCGCGGCTGGAGGACGCCCTGAAGAGCACCGAGGTCGCGGGACTCTCGCTGCTGCCCTGCGGGCCTGTGCCGCCGAACCCGGCGGAGATGCTGCACACGGCGCGCTTCAAGGAGCTCCTGGAGGAGCTCGGAACGCGCTTCGACCGGATCATCCTCGACTCGCCGCCCCTCATCGCGGCGGCGGACGCGGCGGTGCTCTCGTCGCAGGTGGACGGGGTGATCTTCGTCGCCCGCTACAAGAAGACGACGAAGGACCTGGCCGCGCGGATGCTCCGCTCCCTGCGCGACGTGAACGCCCCGCTCCTGGGCGCGGTCCTGAACGACGTGGACCTGGGCAGCCAGGAGTACGGCTACTACAGCTACAAGCGCTACGGGTACTACGGCGACAGCTCGTCCGCGGCCTGA